CTTGTAAAAGCCCCTTCTTTTGGTTGTTTGCTTTGCTTCTAAAATGGTAATTCAAATGTATACAAGGCGAGGATTCTATTGGAATATCCTTAGAAATGGAAACTGGAAACTGAGTTCCTGTGAAAAGAATTGCTGAAGGCTTTTGAAACAAACTTGCTGCCATTCTGCAACCCAAAAAAAAAGACTTTTCAACTTTTAAGGCCAAAATACCAAGAAATTTGGCTTTGCTTATGTTCAAGGTAAATGGAACAGATAGATACTGGACATGGAGAGATACAGAGGGAAGTGACAGATTATAATCAAATTAGTCACCAATGTTAAGCAGAGAAATTGTGGTGAAGCAGCACCGATCATGGAGATTCCACCACATACCCACCATCGGGGGAAGAAATATCTTAcacaaatattaattttttctgTGGCTGTCTTTCGgttctaaaattattaaaatatttccacTACATAAAAAATTACGGCTTAATGTCAGATTTGGTACTGAACTTTAACAAATCTTTTAATGTGGtacctaaattttcaaaaattcggatttggtacctaaactttaAATCTGTTTATAATATGGTACCTTTGAATAACGGTGTTAATTTTAAACTTGTCAGAACTTGTGGCCCAACTGCAATGTGCCACATGTCACCATTTGATAGAAAATTTGAATAGTCATGTTAAGGGACCTGAAAATAATTATAACAAGTATTGATAaaagtattattattaatataagaaatttattattttctttggaAAAAAATCTATTACTCGAGAAAGCCTCTATTCTTCTGCAGTATACAACCAACTTTCATAATGACAAGAAATGAAACAGATGAACAGAGTTTGCTAGAGCAAAAATGGAAGCTAATAGTAATGTCGGCATCAAACTCATCCAACTTTGGAAGATTGCTTTGAAGCCCTTTGATGTATTGCCACAAACAAGCTGGAACAAACCCATAAGAAAATTCAAACAAAATTATTCTCATGTTCAAATAAACTGGAACAAATCCAGAAGTGTTCATTAGCAAATCTGAGATTGAAGATTAAAGAAAGAAGGGGGGGACCCAGAAATGTTCTTTCCTGCTAAACCCAGAACTTTTCTACCCAAAATGATTACTTAAATCGATTCGTTGTATAAAGGGCTGCTTATAAAATATTACCAAGAATTGTCCAAAAAAAAATTGATGAAATTAGGATTTGAATTAGGCGAAAATAATATAGAAGATGAATTTTAAGAAATTTAAGGAAAAAAAGGATTAACATGATTTATAATGGGAAGAAGAAACATGATTGAGGGCTTCTTGGACGGTGGTTTCTTCAATTTTTGCAACAAAACCATTCAAAGAGGGTATATTTATTATCAGGTCCTTGATGGGATTGAAATGAGGAAATATCTGACATTAACTGCCACGTGTCACTTTCTACTTAGTAAAACGGACTCAAAATTCAGGTAccaaaatcaaatttttaaaagtttaggtACCACGATAAAAGATTTGTCAAAATTCAAGCCCCTAGGCCGTTCCCATTTCTAATGATACATACATAACTTCCAAGTTTTGGAAGCAATAAGTCTGTCTCCGCAGAAAATTGGGTGATAgtttattatttaagaaaaaaatgaatggtttaacttCTTCAGCAACGAGAGTTTTCAAGTAGCAAGAAATAATACGTGGAAGACTATCAACAAATCCCTGTCGCATAATTAGTTATTCCTCAACATTTAATGTAGCATTTGGCATTTTGCAAATGCCATCTCAAATCTCAATGGAGCAAAGCGACCCTTGCCTGAGACGCAAACAAAAAATGGATAATTTTCCTTGCAAGGAATAAATTAacgtgaaaaagaaaagaaaattcagCTCTCAAAAAAAGTCTAAATGACGACATTTGAGATCATATTCCTTCCTTTTCTAGAATTCAGGTTTATAGGGATCTGTGTTTTACCAGCAGCcaagtttcatgctttgaggaTGTAAAAAGTTGATACCATAGTTTTAATTGGAGACTTCAACAGGAATATTCCCTACACATTGAAAACTAAGGCTCCACACTATATGATTTATAATCTGAATAAATGATATTGATAATGACATCAGGAAATAATCTTTAGATAATTTAAGTTTTGACAGTGACACTTTTGACTTCCCCACTCCATCTTTTAGTATGGCCTGTACCGCCAATCTGCTCTCGATGGCCTCCCACTCCCAATTGCATAACCCCACTGttacaaataaattacataaaagaACAACTTAATGAACCCCGTTTTTGAATAATTGCATGATCACGTACGTATGTATGGATATATATACTCACATCATCATAAGGCAGTCCTCCATACATCCTACCAAAGGGGCGCATTGGACCACCAAAACCTCTAAATGGTCCAGCAGGATTCATCATGAAACTAGGGCCAGCATCATCAACGGGTGTTGCTGAATCTATTGCCACCTGAATACCATATGTAAAATTATAAATCTACATAAGCATTTTATCTGTGTTTTGGAAAATTCGCAGGCGAATATTAAGTTCAAAATAAAAACTTGAATAAAGGAACATCATTGATTGCGGATGAGCAGGCTTCACTATAACTGTAGACCCTGTCTTCAAACCTTACAAAAATGACTTGCACAAGATATCTTGTAACTGGTCATAATGTTTTCGGACTAAAACTTATATGCTATAATCCTTGGTAAGTTACCATATGAATTCACAgcagtaaaataataaaatcgcAGTTTGCCAGTCATTTATGGTAGAAAATCATAATTGAGAGTCCTAAAAATCTGTAGAGCATCACCTATTGGAGTTAATCCTCCTAACCAAAATAATAGTTATTATGGTTGGATAAATAAACATATCATCCAAGAACTTGGCCTTTTTGACATTCTATCAAGCATAAACCCATAACTACGAGGAAAAGGTAATCTATCAAAGATCAACTTCATAAGTAAGACAATCAGGTATGAGGCAAGAATATAAAAGTTTGTTTCTGTTACCTGTTGTCCACAAATCTCGTGAGACCTACGAGATACTCTATCTGCAACTCCATCTTCAGCAAAAGTCACAAAACCAAAACCTCTGTGGCCAGATCTCTTGGGGTCCTACATTAAAGGAGCATTAAAACCTTCAAAAGCTAACTCCAATTCAACTCTCATTTATATACGATATTCATCACATTACCTTAGGAACATAAACATCTATTACACGGCCAAATCTACCAAAATACTGACGCAGATCATCAGCAGTGGCTTCCTGAGGAAGTCTGCCAACAAATATCTTTTTGCCCATCCCTCGGCTGGACTCCCCTCCTACTTCAACATAAAAGGAAAATATAACGacattaataaatgataattgcATAAATCAAAGTCTCTGCCAAGAAACTTACTTCCATACATGGGGCCAGGATGGTCATACAAGGTAGGAGCACCAAGTGCAGCATACCTAGTGGCAGCAGAAATGTAAGCATTGTATGCACCATACCCCCCCTGTGACATTCTGCCTATTGGCTTGAAGTCATCTTCCTGTCAACAAAATATCAAAttagtgtcttttacaacacatACATTGAGTATGTGAAATTTCCAGGGAAATAGATCACGAAAACTAATTTGTTCTTCATCATGTACTAATAGATCAAATTTGAACTTTAGGAAGGTAAAACAGATGAACTGTTAAAAGCCTAAACACATGAAaatgatgtttaaaaaaaaaaaagacactgATGTCAACTTGCCTTAGGTGTTGCTCGATCAACTACTACTGTAGAACCACCCAGTTCATGAGCATCAGCCATCAGATTCTCCACAGATTCTGTGACAATGAACAGGTTTTAACATTCTTATCACTGTTAGACATAACAAGAATGGAGGATTAGAACCAGCATATAATTATATTCTATCAAATAGCATATGATTCTAAAAACTCGGAATTTCATTGGGAAAATAGGCAAGGATATAACTTCTAGCACTTTTATCTTGTAGTTGTAAACAGCCAAATAAAATAACCCATAGGTCAACGGAAACATTCAAACCATTAGACGCAGAAAATTAGGTCAAAGGTACTAAGCTAGGTGTATGATAAACAAACCTGCACTAGCAAAAGTGATAAAGCCAATTCCACGATGAGCTTTTGAGACTTGATCCTGCAGAACTCATGCTCAATAATCATCTAAGAAAAGTCTACCAAGAAAGCTAATACATGCAACCATATGCAGAACGCACACATGACCAAATATAGAGAGAGATTACCTTCGGCATGTATAAATCTGTTATCTCACCATACTCCTCAAAATGCCTGTGAAGAAGAATATTTGATTGTTAATATCACTCCTGAAATAGCTGACAACCAACTCCATGTTCAAAGAATAAAcagaaaatagataaataaaagaaGCACTGCCATGATTCATATAGCAGTTACTTACCTCCGAAAGGTTGATTCATCCACTGATGGTGGAATCCTGGCCACAAATATCCTGGTAACTTTCTTTATGGGAGCTCTCATCTCCTCCTGTTAAGTGAAACAAAAAGAAAGTTATGGGTAAGGAATAGAAAAAAGACtagtaaattgaattttttttccaCAGAGAGAGAGAAAAGGCATCCACTAAAGTTTATATAATCAAACCTTTGGAGTAGCTATTTTAACTTCCAGCATTCTCTCACCAAGAAAATGCTCAATTGATAGCACATTCTGTAGAAAATGGAACGCAAAGCAAGATTATTATCACATGGTCTAGAGTTTTAAgctaaagaaaggaaaaagaaaacatCAGAGAGAAAGCAGGTCAATGTTTACCTTCGCATCATCAGCCGATGCAAACGTTACATAACCAAAACCACGGGATCGACCCGTAGTTCGCTCCTGGACAATAGAAAAACATAATCAATGAACAACATTAAACAAAAAAAGAATCgaataaagaaaagaaaggaaagaaagttaGGTTATTTAGCAGTTGGTCAAGCTCGCAAACTAGCAATAACACTAGTAGACAAACTTGTATAGAAGAAAGCTTAAAAGAGTTCATGCCCCAGCTTGGGCTATTTAAACATAGAGTGAAGGCTCTAAAAAGCCGATGCAAACGTTACATAACCAAAACCACGGGATTGACCCGTAGTTCGCTCCTAGACAATAGAAAAACATAATCAATgaacaacataaaataaaaaaggaatcgaataaagaaaggaaaggaaagaaagataGGTTATTTAGCAGTTGGTCAAGCTCGCAAACTAGCAATAACACTAGTAGACAAACTTGTATAGAAGAAAGCTTAAAAGAGTTCATGCCCCAGCTTGGGCTATTTAAACATAAGAGTGAAGGTTGTAAAAGTCCTAGTATCCAGCTCGTCTTTAACACATCAGCCACCACTACTTTGAACAAATAATTAACATAAAAAAGCAATTACTGGTTAACTATGAACCTTTTTTACCATCAAGATTTCAAGAGCCAAACAACCTCACAAGAACCTTAGAACATCAAAATGGTCTATTACTGACAGAAAAAAAAACACATACTATGATACTATTTCGCATTTCTCAGAATTCGTGATATCCAGAAAAATTTATTAAACCTACAAACAAAATAAATGAGGGAAAAAAAAGACGGATACCTTCATGACAATACAATCCTCCAAATCACCATATTTACTCATGTATTCCCTCAAACCTTCAGTATCCACCTCCCAAGGGATTCCCAAAACCTAGGAAAAGACAATTCAACAAAATTAGGAAAAAAGAAAGGACCCTGCAATTAACCAAATAACTCACCAAATTAAGAACAGAAAACTAACCACAAGCTTCCGTTCCATCGAGTAAACAGGATAAATTGAGCTGAGAAATGAAAAGCGTTGAAATCCCTAATTCACTCAAAACAAAAGATCTCACAAATCCTCTCTTAAAAAAATCTCTCACACTCTGTCTCTGGCTCTTTCTCTTCCTGCATACAATAAGCACACGCTCTTTCTCACACATAATCATCACCAAAACCGAAATCAAATTCaccacttttttttttgtaaaaagaaatttcaattctCAAAACAGAAGATCAATTGTGGTAGTTATTAACAGAACGTATAAGAAAATTTTCTCCTCTTTTTGGCGCTCACTGACCTGACCTTCCCAATCCAAAACCCTAAAATTTGCAGACCCTCTAGCGCTCGCTCGCTCGCTCGCTCGCTCCCTCGCTGGCTGGCTGGCTGGCAGGCTGCCGCTTTGAGTCGTTATCACAAATTCGGACATTGGCCTCATTCCCTTCCTATTTTATAGCTACTTGGGCTACAAATTTGGGTGGTACACCGACTGCCATGAGCCAGCTCGGAGTCCACCCACCTGCCTAGCCCTCATGGGTTTTAAAGTACCCAACCCATTATGCAAGTTTAAATAATAATCCCCAATGCCATTACATATACATAAGGTGAATCATAAACTAAAGAAGGAATTTATCATCAGGAACATTAAATTTCTTTTTGTACTTTGCATATATAATGGAACTTATGACATAAAtagtcaaaaattttaaaattactgatattaatacattatttattataaatgaatgaaaattttaaaacctcTAAAtcagaattttttaaattaaaatattaaattatttattttagttaaaaattagggtaaactacaccacTAGTCATACGAtaagtttttgttttggtcacttaactaaaaaattATAGTTTGGTTATTAAACTTTTCGAAATTATTTTTGATCACCGACAATCAAGTGACGCTTTTtagttattataataataattttaacccttatttttatattttgtcaatttaatcctaattatatataaaataataaaattgaaattcttttttaaattttaaaaatagataaagtgaGAGAAAATGAGGAAAATTGTTTTGAACCCTCCAAATTTTCTATCTGTATTATCAATATAGAAATATCCAATTCATGTTCtttgaaaaacataaaataaaaaataaaaacattaagtaAATTTAttgattctctatttttttccctttttgtttCTTGACATGACTTTTTCATTATAAGAAGAAAAAATTTGAATATAGATTtttataatttgggttttaagaaaataatttaaattaaaagaaattttgagttgaatttgaaaaagataatgttctgGCATATTTCGtttttattctttttctaaaAACAATAGCATTAGAGCTTATTTCACAAGGCTATGTAATATCAGTTCTAAATGTTCTTCGAGGATATGAAGCtcgatttgaaaaattactaatttGGTTTCCAAAAATTTTGAGGAAACATGCAATGATCTAACTTTGTTTTTGttctattattaatttattattgggTTCTATTAGATGgtaattttctttgtttctcatACATATTAATTCTTCAACAACATTATTTTCAAGATTTTATTTTTCTGGAATTTGTATATAGAATTTCtatttgtttaaataattttgagttttaataatttttatatagaaccgagataaattgaaaaaatataaaattgaggACTAACATTATTTTTATACCACTTAAAAAGTACCACTTGATAGTGAAGTGACCAAAAATTAACTTTAAAAAGCTTAATGTCTAAGTTGTAACCcttttttagttaaataattaaaacaaaaacttaCTTATAGTTTAATGGTTAATGGTGTAAATTACcttaaattttaatatgtttctGAAAATTGACAATAAGAACATTGTTTTGACTCATAGCTCTAAGATTACTAGCATGAATAAGCCAGCTTCAACACcacctagactcttaatcatagACAGACTTGCACTGACCTCAACATAAAAAAAAGGATGAACCTGGTCTGTCTATTTGTACGCATTGGCTTAACTCACTCCTAACCTTCCTAGACACTGCAAAGAACACATAATGAAAACTGCCTGGTCAAGGCTGTACAAGGGAACGAGAAAGGGGTTTGATAAGAAGGAGTTTGGGAATGTCCCGCTTACATCGAGTTTGGAGTCGGGGCAGCATGGATACGAGACTATTGATTGAAGTGATGTAACGACCTAAATTTCATTGGTGTCAGAATAGTGAtgtgagatcactaaatccgacatgtgagtttagatattagtaagaAAAAGTTAA
This is a stretch of genomic DNA from Gossypium arboreum isolate Shixiya-1 chromosome 11, ASM2569848v2, whole genome shotgun sequence. It encodes these proteins:
- the LOC108463935 gene encoding heterogeneous nuclear ribonucleoprotein 1-like; its protein translation is MERKLVVLGIPWEVDTEGLREYMSKYGDLEDCIVMKERTTGRSRGFGYVTFASADDAKNVLSIEHFLGERMLEVKIATPKEEMRAPIKKVTRIFVARIPPSVDESTFRRHFEEYGEITDLYMPKDQVSKAHRGIGFITFASAESVENLMADAHELGGSTVVVDRATPKEDDFKPIGRMSQGGYGAYNAYISAATRYAALGAPTLYDHPGPMYGRGESSRGMGKKIFVGRLPQEATADDLRQYFGRFGRVIDVYVPKDPKRSGHRGFGFVTFAEDGVADRVSRRSHEICGQQVAIDSATPVDDAGPSFMMNPAGPFRGFGGPMRPFGRMYGGLPYDDWGYAIGSGRPSRADWRYRPY